One stretch of Clavibacter californiensis DNA includes these proteins:
- the modA gene encoding molybdate ABC transporter substrate-binding protein, producing MRRRRRATVARAAVVGALAAGLLAGCAAAGSAPAGVPDPAPDSLAGTLVVQAAASLTGSMDEVARDFESVHPGVTVTVSYGGSSTLAQQIVQGAPADVFASASDATMTTVVDAGETAADPRVFARNALEIAVPPGNPGRIAGLADFADPARTLALCAPEVPCGAAAAQAFAAAGITPQPDSLEQDVRAALTRVELGEVDAAVVYETDVRAAGDEVEGVPLPDEVDATTDCVVAPLAGSASPALAAAFAEYMAGDDARAVFQAAGFRAP from the coding sequence ATGCGCCGGCGACGTCGGGCGACCGTCGCGCGCGCGGCAGTCGTCGGTGCGCTCGCGGCCGGGCTGCTCGCCGGGTGCGCGGCGGCCGGATCCGCGCCCGCCGGCGTCCCCGATCCCGCCCCCGACTCCCTCGCCGGGACGCTCGTCGTGCAGGCCGCGGCGTCGCTCACCGGCAGCATGGACGAGGTCGCCCGTGACTTCGAGAGCGTGCACCCGGGCGTGACCGTCACGGTCTCGTACGGCGGCAGCTCGACGCTCGCGCAGCAGATCGTGCAGGGCGCGCCCGCGGACGTGTTCGCGTCCGCCTCGGACGCGACGATGACGACGGTGGTGGATGCGGGGGAGACGGCCGCTGATCCGCGCGTGTTCGCCCGAAACGCGCTCGAGATCGCGGTGCCGCCCGGGAATCCCGGCCGCATCGCGGGCCTCGCGGACTTCGCCGACCCCGCCCGGACGCTCGCCCTCTGCGCGCCTGAGGTGCCGTGCGGGGCCGCGGCGGCGCAGGCGTTCGCCGCGGCGGGCATCACGCCGCAGCCGGACTCGCTCGAGCAGGACGTGCGCGCCGCCCTCACCCGCGTCGAGCTCGGCGAGGTGGACGCGGCGGTCGTCTACGAGACGGACGTGCGCGCCGCGGGCGACGAGGTCGAGGGCGTGCCGCTGCCGGACGAGGTGGACGCCACGACCGACTGCGTCGTGGCGCCGCTCGCCGGATCCGCGTCGCCCGCGCTCGCCGCCGCGTTCGCCGAGTACATGGCCGGCGACGACGCCCGCGCCGTGTTCCAGGCCGCGGGATTCCGTGCGCCCTGA
- a CDS encoding glycosyltransferase family 87 protein has product MRTALTALVLAVMAALTGWSVVAFDLFGDADDEAFFRREGAAPLFWLVVVIWVVFGAAVLLVRKLPARSAAALIILGSVGLGAVAMAGPPNTSTDSARYAWDGIVQNAGESPYRYTPADPELRDLRPDWLYPKTVVGSDGAATCEGKRIMGVREEETHEPMCTALNRPKVPTIYPPMAELFFAGVRAVVPVTAEYWAFQAAGLLMMTAVTLLLLRALRKRGRPVWWAALWAWCPLVASEVVTNSHVDALGALLALAASLLVAGGMRWRGGIALGAAIATKLIPVIAAPALLRKQPWKVITAAVVTFALLYVPYVLSTGIAVLGYLPGYLQEEGYDDGGRFPLIELVVPGQYGLIAVALILAVTAGLVWWKTDPADPWLGQLVMIGVTLLAVSPRYPWYALLLIPFIAMTGRGEWFAVVAALALRLFAPDAWAWQIALATALVIVVAGSLVRLGPDGRARLAPARLRRRLHRERVPADGPDAG; this is encoded by the coding sequence GTGCGCACCGCCCTCACCGCCCTCGTCCTCGCCGTCATGGCCGCGCTCACCGGGTGGTCGGTGGTCGCGTTCGATCTGTTCGGCGATGCCGACGACGAGGCGTTCTTCCGTCGCGAGGGTGCCGCGCCGCTGTTCTGGCTCGTGGTCGTCATCTGGGTGGTCTTCGGAGCGGCGGTCCTCCTGGTGCGGAAGCTGCCGGCCCGATCCGCCGCTGCGCTCATCATCCTCGGATCGGTGGGCCTCGGCGCGGTCGCCATGGCCGGACCGCCGAACACCAGCACCGACTCCGCGCGATACGCGTGGGACGGCATCGTGCAGAACGCGGGCGAGTCGCCCTACCGGTACACGCCGGCCGACCCGGAGCTGCGGGACCTCCGGCCCGACTGGCTCTATCCGAAGACCGTCGTCGGGTCGGACGGCGCCGCCACCTGCGAGGGGAAGCGGATCATGGGCGTCCGCGAGGAGGAGACGCACGAGCCGATGTGCACGGCGCTGAACCGCCCCAAGGTGCCCACCATCTACCCGCCGATGGCCGAGCTGTTCTTCGCGGGCGTGCGCGCGGTCGTCCCGGTGACGGCCGAGTACTGGGCGTTCCAGGCCGCCGGGCTCCTGATGATGACGGCCGTGACGCTGCTCCTCCTCCGCGCGCTGCGGAAGCGCGGCAGGCCCGTGTGGTGGGCCGCGCTCTGGGCGTGGTGCCCGCTCGTGGCGAGCGAGGTGGTCACGAACTCGCACGTCGACGCGCTGGGGGCGCTGCTCGCGCTCGCGGCGTCGCTGCTCGTCGCCGGGGGGATGCGGTGGCGCGGCGGCATCGCGCTCGGAGCGGCCATCGCGACCAAGCTCATCCCGGTGATAGCGGCGCCGGCGCTGCTCCGGAAGCAGCCGTGGAAGGTGATCACCGCGGCCGTCGTCACGTTCGCCCTGCTCTACGTGCCGTACGTGCTCAGCACCGGGATCGCCGTGCTCGGCTACCTGCCCGGCTACCTGCAGGAGGAGGGCTACGACGACGGCGGGCGCTTCCCCCTCATCGAGCTCGTCGTGCCCGGGCAGTACGGGCTCATCGCGGTCGCGCTGATCCTCGCGGTCACCGCCGGCCTCGTCTGGTGGAAGACGGACCCGGCGGATCCGTGGCTCGGCCAGCTCGTGATGATCGGCGTCACGCTCCTCGCGGTCAGCCCGCGCTACCCCTGGTACGCGCTGCTGCTCATCCCGTTCATCGCGATGACCGGCCGCGGCGAATGGTTCGCGGTCGTGGCTGCGCTCGCGCTGCGTCTGTTCGCGCCGGACGCCTGGGCGTGGCAGATCGCGCTCGCGACGGCGCTCGTGATCGTCGTGGCCGGCTCGCTCGTGCGGCTCGGACCGGACGGGCGCGCACGCCTCGCGCCGGCTCGGCTGCGGCGGCGGCTCCACCGGGAGCGCGTGCCGGCGGACGGGCCCGACGCGGGCTGA
- a CDS encoding ABC transporter ATP-binding protein, producing MRADARPASDGLDARVVVERAAFRLDVALAVPAGSTTAVVGPNGAGKSTLLRALAGLAPLTEGRVALDGRVLEDAGESAVRIPAEHRGIGVVFQDHLLFPHLSALQNVAFGPRARGVARAVADDRARALLDRLGIAHLADRRPAALSGGQSQRVALARALVLEPPLLLLDEPMAALDAGTRLDVRDLLADELLRFGGAAVLVTHDPVDALALADRIHVLEDGRQVQEGAPAEVAARPATDYVARLVGMNRLTGRDPDGRPTVLIAAPADVRLFRDRDRDRDRASEPAPAAAGHVATGVVRRIEGVAGRILVTLRLAPHGPSALAGDVTAELDAASFAVLRPVAGERLSVRIPRGV from the coding sequence GTGAGGGCCGATGCACGGCCGGCGTCCGACGGGCTGGACGCGCGCGTCGTCGTGGAGCGCGCCGCGTTCCGGCTCGACGTCGCGCTCGCGGTGCCGGCCGGATCCACGACCGCGGTCGTCGGTCCCAACGGCGCGGGCAAGTCCACGCTGCTCCGGGCGCTCGCCGGGCTCGCTCCGCTCACCGAAGGCCGCGTCGCACTGGACGGGCGGGTGCTGGAGGATGCGGGCGAGAGCGCCGTGCGGATCCCCGCCGAGCACCGCGGCATCGGCGTCGTCTTCCAGGACCACCTCCTCTTCCCGCACCTGTCCGCGCTCCAGAACGTCGCGTTCGGCCCGCGCGCGCGGGGCGTCGCGCGCGCGGTCGCCGACGACCGGGCGCGCGCGCTCCTCGACCGGCTCGGGATCGCGCACCTCGCCGACCGCCGGCCCGCCGCGCTGTCGGGCGGCCAGTCGCAGCGGGTCGCGCTCGCCCGCGCCCTCGTGCTCGAACCGCCGCTCCTCCTCCTCGACGAGCCGATGGCGGCCCTCGACGCGGGCACGCGGCTCGACGTGCGCGATCTCCTCGCGGACGAGCTGCTGCGGTTCGGCGGCGCGGCGGTGCTCGTGACGCACGATCCGGTGGACGCGCTCGCGCTGGCCGACCGGATCCACGTGCTCGAGGACGGACGCCAGGTGCAGGAGGGTGCTCCCGCCGAGGTCGCCGCCCGGCCCGCGACGGACTACGTGGCCCGGCTCGTGGGGATGAACCGGCTGACGGGTCGGGATCCCGACGGGCGGCCGACCGTGCTGATCGCCGCGCCGGCGGACGTGCGGCTGTTCCGCGACCGTGATCGCGACCGCGACCGCGCATCCGAGCCTGCGCCGGCCGCCGCCGGCCACGTCGCGACCGGCGTGGTCCGGCGCATCGAGGGCGTCGCCGGCCGGATCCTCGTCACGCTCCGCCTCGCGCCCCACGGCCCGTCGGCGCTCGCGGGCGACGTCACCGCCGAGCTCGACGCCGCGTCCTTCGCCGTCCTCCGCCCGGTCGCGGGCGAGCGCCTGTCCGTGCGGATCCCGCGCGGGGTCTGA
- a CDS encoding TOBE domain-containing protein, producing the protein MTQKRDRTPERAADAEPPVAAGSASGPFRYRVSEAAALIGVSDDTLRRWADAGRLDLVRGEGRLIQVDGVQLAHLAIELAADGSLAASGADRPPTSARNRMPGIVTRVVRDGVMAQVEIQAGPFRMVSLISREAADELGLEVGAPAAATVKATNVGVERLAPETLTGGRA; encoded by the coding sequence ATGACGCAGAAGAGGGACCGCACGCCCGAACGCGCCGCGGATGCCGAGCCGCCCGTCGCCGCGGGATCCGCATCCGGACCCTTCCGCTACCGCGTGAGCGAGGCCGCCGCCCTCATCGGCGTGAGCGACGACACGCTCCGCCGCTGGGCCGACGCCGGCCGGCTCGACCTCGTGCGCGGCGAGGGGCGGCTGATCCAGGTCGACGGCGTGCAGCTCGCGCACCTCGCGATCGAGCTCGCCGCGGACGGGTCGCTGGCCGCATCCGGCGCCGATCGCCCGCCGACCTCGGCGCGGAACCGCATGCCGGGCATAGTCACGCGCGTCGTGCGCGACGGGGTCATGGCGCAGGTCGAGATCCAGGCGGGGCCGTTCCGGATGGTGTCGCTCATCAGCCGCGAGGCCGCCGACGAGCTCGGGCTCGAGGTGGGTGCTCCCGCCGCCGCGACCGTGAAGGCCACGAACGTGGGCGTCGAGCGGCTCGCGCCCGAGACGCTGACGGGTGGGCGGGCGTGA
- a CDS encoding ABC transporter permease — protein MRPERAGSGTGVRSRVRSGERADRVPALLWIPAGVALAFLVLPLAALVVRAPWATLGERLADPGVARALGLSLGSALAATALSLVLGVPLAFVLSRSAGRPAVVQRILRALVTVPLVLPPVIGGVALLLLLGRRGLIGGPLEALTGITIPFTTPAVVIAETFVAMPFLVLAVEGALRGADRRFEDAAATLGASRWTVLRRVTLPLVAPGIGAGAVLCFARALGEFGATLTFAGSFPGVTQTVPLSAYLALQTDPDAAVVLSLVLLAVSVVVLVSLRDRWASGVHA, from the coding sequence GTGCGCCCTGAGCGCGCGGGCAGCGGCACCGGCGTCCGGTCTCGCGTCCGCTCGGGCGAGCGCGCCGACCGCGTCCCGGCGCTCCTCTGGATCCCCGCCGGCGTCGCTCTCGCGTTCCTCGTGCTGCCGCTCGCGGCCCTCGTGGTGCGCGCGCCGTGGGCGACGCTGGGGGAGCGGCTGGCGGATCCCGGCGTCGCGCGCGCCCTCGGCCTCTCGCTCGGCAGCGCGCTCGCCGCGACCGCGCTCAGCCTCGTGCTCGGGGTGCCGCTCGCGTTCGTGCTCTCCCGCTCGGCGGGCCGGCCGGCCGTGGTGCAGCGGATCCTCCGTGCGCTCGTGACCGTGCCGCTCGTGCTGCCGCCCGTGATCGGCGGCGTGGCGCTCCTGCTCCTGCTCGGGCGCCGCGGGCTGATCGGCGGGCCGCTCGAGGCGCTGACGGGGATCACCATCCCGTTCACGACGCCGGCCGTGGTGATCGCCGAGACCTTCGTGGCGATGCCGTTCCTCGTGCTCGCGGTGGAGGGGGCCCTCCGCGGGGCCGACCGCCGATTCGAGGACGCCGCCGCGACGCTCGGCGCGAGCCGCTGGACCGTGCTCCGGCGCGTGACGCTGCCGCTCGTCGCGCCCGGGATCGGCGCGGGCGCGGTGCTGTGCTTCGCCCGCGCGCTCGGCGAGTTCGGCGCCACGCTCACGTTCGCGGGCAGCTTCCCCGGCGTGACGCAGACGGTGCCGCTGTCGGCCTACCTGGCGCTGCAGACGGATCCGGACGCCGCCGTCGTGCTGAGCCTCGTGCTCCTCGCGGTGTCGGTCGTCGTGCTGGTGAGCCTGCGCGACCGGTGGGCGTCGGGGGTGCATGCGTGA